In Anaerolineales bacterium, the following are encoded in one genomic region:
- a CDS encoding PAS domain S-box protein: MKTRKPSPRNRLPSPRKKKPPSAPRRRSSRGVLPRDLSAYFNAPLDLLCILDPDGYILKTNPELEALIGRSPVEMAGKYFLDFFHPDDRAHTLASYREAVAEREVPAVVNRILLRDGSCRWLEWKAYRAGKFVFASARDMTDRKQAEDALRESRQMLATILDAIPVRVFWKDAKLTYCGCNRAFVQTTGCSSAAEIVGCDDYCFLPKSQADLVRADDREVLKSGNAKLLYEEPVVQSDGRTRWLRTSKIPLPSPAGGSRGILGTFEDITEHKLADQALEESEARYRRLIRTITDYIYHVRIDGGKAVETFHGRRCSAVTGYAPEELNHDPGLWIRMIDPQDRPLVEDQVRRILSGREAPVIEHRIRRKDGIRRWVRNTPVLHRDAEGRLLSYDGLVQDITERKEAELQIRAQHDLAVALNATIDMEQGLRLCLETAMRVTGIEAGGIYVVDPRSGAMDLAVHRGIPPEMLAVVRRLEPDRPEARWMMEGQPIYADGQTLKARMPTAPDIYKNFRIMIGIPIRHETRVIGCLNLVSASMAEITPSLREILETTVAQIGNAVGRLRSESALRESEDRYRHLFEAESDAIILVENKSGRILEANNACSALYGYSREELRTMKNTDLSAEPEKTRKLTQTTPLSPESVITVPIRLHRRKDSSVFPVEITSRYFSWHGEPVHLSAIRDISLRRRTEEALRESRRMLEMILDTIPVRVFWKDKDSRYLGCNKPFARDAGFASPSELLGRDDFQMGWVEQADRYRADDRTVIETGREKLGYEEQQTQADGRRIWLRTSKVPLHNLDGSIVGVLGTYEDITDRKQAEEEIRSLNAELEQRVLQRTAQLEAANKELEAFSFSVSHDLRAPLRAIDGFTRALAEDYGKTLNEDARRLCSVIRRNTRHMHELIDDLLALSRLNQTEMRRIPTDLSSMVQSVFQELTTPESRARIDFRLGPLPKASADPTLLRQVWVNLISNAVKFSARREQARIEVECRSTPEEDVFSVRDNGAGFDMHYADRLFGVFQRLHNSAEFEGTGVGLAIVQRIVHRHGGRVWAEGEEDKGAAFSFTLPKDRAIADKPPPDGNSPES; encoded by the coding sequence ATGAAGACCCGCAAGCCGTCCCCCCGGAACCGCCTCCCCTCGCCGCGCAAGAAGAAGCCTCCGTCCGCTCCGCGCCGTCGGTCGAGCCGGGGAGTTCTTCCCCGGGACCTCAGCGCGTATTTCAACGCACCGCTCGACCTTTTGTGCATCCTCGACCCCGATGGATACATTCTGAAAACCAACCCGGAACTGGAGGCGCTGATCGGCCGGTCTCCGGTGGAAATGGCCGGAAAATATTTCCTGGACTTCTTCCATCCCGACGACCGGGCGCACACCCTGGCCTCCTACCGGGAGGCGGTGGCCGAACGGGAAGTCCCGGCGGTGGTCAACCGGATCCTCCTGCGGGACGGAAGCTGCCGCTGGCTGGAGTGGAAAGCCTACCGCGCCGGAAAATTTGTCTTCGCCTCGGCCCGCGACATGACCGACCGCAAGCAGGCGGAGGACGCACTGCGGGAATCCCGCCAGATGCTCGCAACCATCCTCGACGCCATCCCCGTCCGCGTTTTCTGGAAAGACGCCAAGTTAACCTACTGCGGTTGCAACCGGGCTTTCGTCCAGACCACGGGGTGTTCCTCCGCCGCGGAAATCGTCGGATGCGACGATTATTGTTTTCTCCCAAAATCCCAAGCGGACCTGGTCCGCGCGGACGACCGCGAGGTGCTGAAAAGCGGAAATGCCAAACTGCTCTACGAGGAGCCGGTCGTCCAATCCGACGGCCGCACACGCTGGCTGCGCACGAGCAAAATCCCCCTGCCCAGCCCGGCCGGCGGCAGCCGCGGAATTCTGGGGACCTTTGAGGATATCACCGAACACAAACTGGCGGATCAGGCGCTGGAGGAAAGCGAGGCCCGCTACCGCCGGCTGATCCGGACCATCACCGACTATATTTACCATGTCCGGATCGACGGCGGAAAAGCCGTGGAAACGTTTCACGGCCGGCGTTGTTCGGCGGTGACGGGCTATGCGCCGGAGGAATTAAACCACGATCCGGGTTTATGGATCCGGATGATCGACCCGCAGGACCGACCGCTGGTGGAGGACCAGGTGCGCCGGATTCTATCCGGACGGGAGGCGCCGGTGATCGAACACCGGATCCGGCGCAAGGACGGGATCCGCCGCTGGGTGCGCAACACGCCGGTCCTGCACCGCGATGCGGAAGGCCGGTTGTTGAGTTATGACGGCTTGGTTCAGGACATCACCGAACGCAAGGAAGCCGAACTCCAGATTCGCGCCCAGCACGATCTCGCTGTGGCCCTGAACGCGACGATCGACATGGAGCAGGGCCTGCGCCTGTGCCTCGAGACGGCGATGCGGGTAACGGGGATCGAGGCCGGCGGCATTTATGTGGTGGATCCGCGCAGCGGAGCGATGGACTTGGCGGTCCACAGAGGAATTCCCCCCGAGATGCTCGCAGTCGTCCGGAGGTTGGAACCCGACCGGCCGGAAGCGCGCTGGATGATGGAAGGCCAACCGATCTACGCCGACGGCCAAACCTTGAAGGCGCGCATGCCCACGGCCCCGGATATCTACAAGAACTTCCGGATCATGATCGGGATTCCGATCCGGCACGAAACCCGAGTCATCGGCTGCCTCAACCTCGTCTCCGCATCCATGGCGGAAATAACCCCCTCCCTGCGCGAAATTCTTGAGACCACGGTCGCCCAGATCGGCAACGCCGTCGGCCGTCTGCGCAGCGAGTCGGCCCTGCGGGAAAGCGAAGATCGGTACCGCCATCTGTTCGAAGCCGAATCCGACGCGATCATCCTGGTGGAGAACAAGAGCGGGCGGATCCTGGAGGCCAACAACGCCTGCTCCGCGCTGTACGGATACAGCCGGGAAGAATTGCGGACGATGAAAAACACCGACCTCTCCGCCGAACCCGAAAAAACCCGCAAGCTGACCCAAACCACGCCGCTGTCTCCGGAAAGCGTCATCACCGTGCCGATCCGCCTCCACCGCCGCAAGGACAGCTCGGTGTTTCCGGTGGAGATCACCAGCCGGTATTTCTCCTGGCACGGCGAACCGGTGCACCTTTCCGCCATCCGCGATATCAGCCTACGCCGGCGGACGGAAGAGGCGCTGCGGGAATCCCGCCGAATGCTGGAAATGATCCTCGACACCATCCCGGTGCGGGTCTTCTGGAAGGACAAGGATTCCCGCTACCTGGGATGCAACAAGCCCTTCGCCCGGGACGCCGGATTCGCCTCGCCCTCTGAGCTCTTGGGGCGGGACGATTTTCAAATGGGCTGGGTGGAACAGGCGGACAGGTATCGGGCGGACGACCGGACCGTGATCGAGACCGGACGGGAGAAATTGGGGTACGAGGAGCAGCAAACCCAGGCGGACGGCAGGCGGATTTGGCTGCGGACGAGCAAGGTGCCGCTCCACAACCTTGACGGCAGCATCGTCGGAGTCCTCGGCACCTACGAAGACATCACCGACCGCAAGCAGGCCGAGGAGGAAATCCGCTCGCTGAACGCCGAACTCGAACAGCGGGTCCTCCAGCGGACCGCCCAGCTGGAGGCCGCCAACAAGGAGCTGGAAGCCTTCAGCTTCTCGGTCTCCCACGACTTGCGCGCCCCGCTGCGCGCCATCGACGGTTTCACCCGTGCCTTGGCGGAGGACTACGGAAAGACTCTGAACGAAGACGCCCGCCGGTTGTGCTCCGTCATCCGGCGCAACACCCGCCACATGCATGAGTTGATCGACGATTTGCTGGCGCTCTCCCGCCTGAACCAAACCGAGATGCGGCGCATCCCCACCGACCTCTCCTCCATGGTCCAATCGGTGTTCCAGGAATTGACGACTCCGGAAAGCCGGGCACGGATCGACTTCCGCCTGGGGCCGTTGCCCAAGGCGTCGGCCGATCCGACCCTCCTCCGCCAAGTCTGGGTCAACCTGATTTCCAATGCGGTGAAGTTCAGCGCCCGACGGGAGCAAGCGCGGATCGAAGTGGAATGCCGAAGCACGCCGGAGGAGGACGTGTTTTCCGTCCGCGACAACGGCGCCGGATTCGACATGCACTACGCCGACCGGCTCTTCGGCGTCTTCCAGCGCCTGCACAATTCCGCGGAGTTCGAAGGAACCGGGGTCGGATTGGCGATCGTCCAGCGGATCGTTCACCGTCACGGCGGCCGGGTGTGGGCCGAGGGGGAGGAGGACAAAGGCGCGGCATTCTCCTTCACCCTGCCGAAAGACCGGGCGATAGCAGACAAACCGCCGCCCGACGGGAACAGTCCGGAAAGCTGA